The Rhodothermus marinus DSM 4252 DNA segment TGGTGCTGCTCCAGGTATGCCCGCTGGAAGGCGGCGCGCTCCGCCGCCTGATGGAACGGGCGGCGCGAGCGGCTCAGGCGCTCGGCTCGCCGTCGTGCACGATCAACCTGATGCGCGCCGATGGAAGCGCCGGCGCCGTGCTGCTGGAGCCGATCGCCAGCGGCGAAAACTGACTTTTTGCGTAAGTCCTTGTAAAAGCACGACTTGTCTATTCACAAACCATGGGGTAACGCGGCAATCGGCCGCCGGCTATCATGCTGTAAAAAACGGCGTGATAGTCGGCATGGAGATGCTGGACCTGCGCCTGACCCCGTGGCGCCACGTGCGGCGCGAAGACCTGAGGCGTGCGGCCAACGCCGGCGGCGGCGACGATCCGGCCTGGGATCTGATCGTGGACGCGCTGCGCGTGCCTGAAGCGATCTCGCTTGTGCTGCTTTTCGGCGGGCAGCGGATCTACGTCCAGAGTCTGGCGCAACTGAGGGCTGGCCGCATCACAACGCACGGCCGCCAGGTTGCGGCGACGCTCGGACTGCCTGTCTGGCGCCGCATCGTGAAGGCGCTCGGCGGCTCCGGCAGCGAGATTTACGTACCTGTTCCGAAAGCCGTCTTTCAGGCCACGGCGGCACGACTCCTTGATGAAGGGTGGCCGGAAATCCAGGTGCGCACGGTGTTTGGGTTTTCGGAGGCCGAGGTGAGAGGTGCGATCAGGCGCTTTGGCCGCGCGCAGCCGGTGGCCGAGGGGTAGGGACTCAAAAAAAATTGGCCGTTGCGCTTGTGGACCGGCGCGGCGGTCGCAAACGCGCGCGCGTGCAAAAGCATAATGCGGTTATGAGGACACCGAGGGCACCGAAGCACCTTTCGCGAGAGAGCAAGCGCCTGTGGCGGCTGGTGGCGCCGCGGCTGCAGCCGGAGGGTTTGCCGCTGCTCGCCGAGGCGCTGGAGGCACTGGACCGGTCGCGCCAGGCTGCTGAGCTGGTGAGGCGCGAGGGCCTGGTGTTAAACGGAAAGCCGCATCCGGCAGCGCGCATTGAGAAGGAGGCGCGCTCGCTCTTTGTGCGCTGCTGGAAGGCACTGGGTCTGGACTTGCCACCTGACGTATAGAGGTATGCGACGCCGGAGCTTTCTTCGGGAAAAGCCGACGCTGACGGTCGAGCAGTTTGAGGCGCGGCATATCATGGGGCTGCTGAGCGATCGCCAGGCCGAAAAGCTATACCGCGAGTTTCGCCAACAGTTGCTGGCGCGCGACCGCGGTACCGGGCGCCGCTCCTGGTCCTGGTGGGCGATTGAGGGCCCGGAGCGCCTGGTGCTGGGTACGGTACCCGGCCCGGGCCATCCGGCAGGGCCGCCGGTGACGGTCCTGGAAGATGAACTGACGGCGCTGGTACGCACGGGCCACGCTACACCGTCCGAGGTGCGCCTGCTCCGCGAGCAGGTGCAGGCCTGGGAGCAGAGCGGCTCGCCGTCGGCGCGCCTGCAGGCTGATCACGCGCGGCAGGTGCTGGCGGAGCTGGAGAAGTGATGTTGGCCGAAATCCTTCAGCATGAGCAGGGCCGGACGGCGCTGCACGAAGCCTGCCACGCCGTGGCGGCCGTCGTGCTGGGTTTGCGCCTGGATCGCGTGCTGCTGCACGCCGAAGGCGGCGGCCGTGCGGACGTCGCTGGCTATGATCCGGAGCGCTGGCCTGTGATCGCGCTGGCGCCGGCCGCCTGGGCCTACGGCGATCGTGATGAAGTGCCGGGCGGCGTGCTTTCCCGTGGCGACGCGGCCGAGCTCGAGCGCGCGTTGCGGGACGGCGGCCGCACGCTACAGGACGCCTGGGATGAAGCGAAGGCGCTGGTGCGCGCCTACCGTCCGGCGATCGTGGAGGTAGCGCGGCGACTGCTCGAGGCGGGGGAGCTGGACGGCATAGTGGTCCGGCGCATCACGGAGATGGCGGCGCCGGAGGTGCATTCGCACGTCGCATGATAGCGCTCCAGGTGTGCACCTTATATCATATCAGCACCTGACCGCCGGAGCCGCTCCAGGCTGAGCACTCCGGCTCTATCGTTTAGGAGTTGGGGTTGCCGCACTGCGGCGGCCGAGCCGCTCCCGGCTGAGCACTCGAGTCCGTGCACGTCTGAAGGCGCCCCTGATCGGTGGATTATGTCCAACGAAAACAAGGGGTTGAGATATGCTGACCTTCGAACGTATTCGCGAGCTTCGCGCTCAGCGCGAGCAGCTTGTGCGCGAAATGGAGGCGATGCTGCAGAAAGCCGAATCCGAAAAACGCGACCTGACGGCCGAGGAGCGGGCCGACTGGGACAACTACCAGCAGCGTATTAACGAGCTCACGAACGAAATCAATGAACTGGAGCGCCGGCTTGGCGGCTACAATTTCGATGCCTACAAGGCGGTTTATGAGCGGACCGAGTCGGTCCGTGGCCTTGAGCTCTACCGCCGCGCCTGGCGCGCGTGGATTGCCGGTGATGATGATGCCTTAGGCCCTGACGAACGCGAGGCCCTGCGCCAGGGCCTCGCGCGCCGCGCGCTCGGCGTCGGCACGCCGTCGGCCGGCGGCTACCTGGTGCCGGAGACGATGCAGCGCCAGATCGAGCGCCGGCTGGCCGAGATTTCGCCGGTGATCAATCTGGTGACGCGCATTCGCACGGCCAGCGGCGAGGACCTGCTGATTCCGACCGTTGACGACACGGCGAACAGCGCCACGATCGTGTCCGAAAATACGGCGCTTGCCGAGCAGGACGTGTCGTTCGGGCAGGTCAGGCTCGGCGCCTACACGTACTCGACGGGCATCGTTCGCATCAGCCTCCAGCTGATGCAGGACAGCGCCTTCGACCTTGAGGCCTTCATGGCGGAGGTCTTTGCCGACCGTCTCGCTCGCGCGCTGCAGGATCACATCACGAACGGTGACGGCACGACGCAGCCGGAGGGGATCCTGACGGCGATTCCGTCCGGCCAGATCGTACAGGGCGCCACAGGGCAGACCACGTCGGTCACTTATGATGACCTGGTGGACCTGGTGCACAAAGTCGATCCGGCCTACCGGTCGAGCCAGCGCGCGGCGTTCATGCTGCACGACTCGACGCTGGCCGCGCTGAAGAAGCTCAAGGACAACCAGGGTCGGCCGATCTGGCAGGAGGGCCTGCAGGCCGGTGAGCCAGCACGGCTGCTCGGCTATCGAGTGATCATCAACAACGCGATGCCGCAAATGGCGGCTTCGGCGAAGTCGATCGTGTTCGGCGACTTCAGCAAGTACGTGCTGCGCGAGGTCGGCCCGGGCCTGGTCGTCAGGCGGCTGGATGAGCGCTACGCGGAGTACCTGCAGTCGGCCGTTCTGGGCTTTGCGCGTTACGATGGCCGAGTGCTCCAGCCGTACGCGTTCGCTGCATACCAGAACTCGGCCTCCTAAGCCGCGTAGAATCAGCGGTTTGCAGGTACAGCTGGCTTAGCATCCAGGCGGCGCCAAATCGGCTACTTGGCGGTATCCCACAGCTAAGCATGGCTGCTGCTTCAGGCGTCGAGGCCCGGGCCGAAAGGCTCGGGCTTCGGCGTTTTTTGTGCGCCGGCACTTGAGCCGTGAGCAGCGCCAGGAGCTGGTGCGAAAGCTCCGCCAGCGTGGACTGAGTTTTCCGCGGATTGCGGAGCTGCTGGGCGTAGACACAAAAACAGTCTATAATGACCTAAATTCAATTTTGGAAAATTCCAAAATTGAAAATCCTTACCGAATCCAACGCACCGACGGCAAGACCTATCCAGCACGCCAGCGCACCGAGGCCGAACGCCAGGCGCTGGCCGCCGGTGAAACAAAAAAACCCGGCCAGCGATGCCAGCCGGGGTTCGCCGCATGGTGCGGCGCTCGAATGCCAGGGCGGTGATTTAAGCTAAGAATTTTCGCCGTTTGCGTCAAGGACCTGCAGGCCGGCCTCTCTCAGTGCGCGCTCGATCGCTACGGCTTCGTCCACTTTGAGCTGAGAGCCACGGCGCAAAGTCGGGGTAAAGAAAACGGCCGGCTGAAGTGGCGTAGCCGGCCTTTTTTGTTTAACTTTCGTGGGTAGTGGGCGGCCTTCAGAAGTGGCCTTGTTGTAAATCCTTGTAAAACAGCCTGTTAGCAGGGCATGTGGCGGTCCGGACGGGACTCGAACCCGCGACCTCCGGCGTGACAGGCCGGCGTTCTAACCAACTGAACTACCGGACCACTTGCAGGACTGCAAACTACAACCTCGAAGAACGTCCGGGCAAGCCGTGCTCGTTGAAGCTTCCGTGGATTGCAGCGGCTGCCCGAAGCAGCACGATACACGCCACAGCACGTTCGAAAGTTTCAGGCCAATCGGCTTACTCCGGCAAAATGGTAATGCGCGGCTCGTCGTCCTTCGATTTTTCAAGCGGGTCCGGCTCGGGCATGATCCAGGCCAGGATCAGATACACGATGATGAAGGGGAAGCCACTGGAAAAGATGGCGCCTAGCACGAAAAGCGCCCGGATCAGGGTGGGATCCCATCCGAGGTATTCGGCAATGCCGCCGCAGACGCCCGCCAGCATCCGGTCGCGCGACTTGACCAGGCGTTTGGACTTCGTTTCCGCTGGCGAAGTGGTGGTGGCTTCGGTGGTCGTCTGAGCTGTAGTGGACTTACCGGAAGAAAACGTGGTGCGCAGCTCTTCGAAAACCTTCCGGGGCTGATCGAACAACTCGTCCAGCGATTTTTGCTGCCTGGGCCTGGCTTTTTTGCGCGGGCGTGGACGCCGGCGCGGCCGCCAGGAAAGCACGCCCAGTCCCAGCAGGATGATCAGCAATGCGGCCACCCAGGGCAGAAAGCCCACCAGCGTGCTTACGTCCACGCCGCTCCAGAGCCCCATCTGCTGCAGCACGTACACCACACCCACCAGCAGCATGGCCAGTCCGGCCACCGTGGGCAGATTCCACACCGAATCCCGACGCGTGGCGCCGCTTTCGTCTCCGAACAGCAGTTGCTCCAGTTCGGCATCGGAGAGCTGCTCCAGCTCCAGCGCCTCCGCCTCTTCGGCTTCTAAATGCATCGGGTGAGAGCGCGTGCGCGTGGCCATTGCGGTTGCTTCAGGTACTGATGGACTGTCTTCTCTGCGCCTTACGCATGGCATGGCGATAAGTTACGACCGACGAATTACTTCCTGTTCCGTTACCACGATCTGTACGGGTATGTCGTGCGGCTCCGGTGGCACGACATCGACCAGGCACTCCATGTAGACCGGACAGATGGTGCAGGCCGAGAGCCCTCGCAGAAACGTATCGTAATAACCCTTGCCGTAGCCGATCCGGTAGCCGTTGCGTCCGACGCCCAGCGCCGGCACGAGCACCACGTCGAGCGTTTCGGGCGGAACGAGCGGGGCGGTGCGGGGTTCTTGCAGGCCCCAGGGACCGCGCTCCAGCTGCGAGGGGTCGTCGAAGCGGCGGGCTTCGAGCTTCGGCGGATCCGTACAGGCAACGACCGGCAGCGCCACCAGCTTACCTCGACTTCGAAGCCACGAGGCCAGAGGGCGCAGGTCGATCTCGCGGCGTTCCAGCAGCGGCCAGTAGAGCAGTACGGAGCGGGCCTCGCGCAGCTCGGGCAGCTCCTGAAGGCGGCGCACGATCGCCCGGCTGCGCCTGCGGTGCGCCTCCTCGCTCAGGCTCGCCCGAAACGCCCGAAACTGTCTGCGGAGCGTTTCTTTGATCTGTACCGGCAGGGTGTCGAGCGACATGAGCGGTGCTACCAGGGTGATCAAAGACAAGATAAACTTATGGAAAGAGAAAAGCACGGGGTTCCCGAAGATCGACTGACCGCGTTCGAGGCCTACCGGGCCCGCATGAACCGGCGCATCCTGGAGGCCGATCACCTGGGCATCAAGCGGTTTTTCCATCTGGACGAAACCGCCTATCATGACGGCGCGCTGGATCGCAAAACAAAAGAACTGCTCGGTCTGGTCGCTTCCATGGTGCTGCGCTGCAACGACTGCATTGACTACCATCTGATCAACTGCGTGCGGCTGGGCTTCTCGGACGAGGAGCTGTTTGACGCCATGAACGTGGCGCTGATCGTAGGCGGATCCATCGTGATTCCGCACCTGCGCCACGCCGTCGAAACGCTCGATCTGCTCCGGGCCCGTGAAAATCCGACGGAATAACCGGCCGATTCCGCTTTTTGAAGGAATCGCGTGATCCTGCCTGGAGCTTGCGCGTTGTATTTCGATCGTGAAAACCCTATTTTCTCGCTTCTGTAAGCAGGCGAGATCTGGCTATGTTCGAAAGCCTTACCGAAAAATTAGAAGCAGCCCTGAAGTCCGTCTCGGGGCAGGGTCGCATCACCGAGCTGAACATTGCCGGGACGATGCGAGAGATCCGGCGCGCCCTGCTGGAGGCGGACGTCAACTACCAGGTGGCGCGGGAGTTTACCGAGCGCGTCAAAGAAAAGGCGCTCGGGACGAAGGTGCTGTCGTCGGTTTCGCCGGGCCAGCAGCTCGTCAAGATCGTCTACGACGAGCTGGTGCGGCTGCTGGGCTCGGAGCAGGTGGACATCAACCTGAGCCCCACGCCGCCGACGGTGATCCTGGTGGCCGGGCTGCAGGGATCGGGGAAGACCACGTTCTGCGCCAAGCTGGCGCTTTACTTTAAAAAGAAGGGCCGGGCGCCGCTGCTGGCGGCCGCCGACGTGTACCGTCCGGCCGCCGTCGAGCAGCTCAAGACGCTGGCCGCTTCGATCAACGTGCCCGTCTATTCGATCGAAGAGAATGGACAGGTGGTGCAGGATGCCGTGCGCGTCGCCCGCGAAGCGGTGCAGGAGGCGCGTCGCACGGCCCGTGATATCGTGATCATCGACACGGCCGGTCGCCTGCACATCGACGAGGCGATGATGCAGGAGGTCGAGCAGATCAAAGAGGCCGTGCGGCCCCACGAGATCCTCTTTGTGGTCGACAGCATGACCGGCCAGGACGCCGTCAACACCGCCAAAGCCTTCAACGAGCGGCTGGACTTCGACGGCGTCGTGCTCACCAAGCTCGACGGCGACACGCGCGGCGGTGCGGCGCTTTCGATCCGTTCGGTCGTCAACAAACCGATCAAGTTTGCTTCGACGGGCGAAAAGCTCGATGCGCTCACGCCGTTCTACCCGGATCGCATGGCCCAGCGCATTCTGGGCATGGGCGACGTGATCTCGCTGGTCGAGCGTGCGCAGGAGCAGTACGACGCCCGTCAGGCCGAAAAGCTGCGCCGCAAGCTGCGCTCGGCCGACTTCAATCTGGAAGATTTTTACGAGCAACTGCAGCGCATCAAAAAGATGGGCTCGCTGCGCGAGCTCATCGGCATGATCCCCGGCCTGGGGCGCTACGTCAAGGATCTGGACGTGGACGACGACGCCTTCAAGCACATCGAGGCGATGATCCTGTCGATGACGCCCGAAGAGCGGCGCAATCCGGACATCATCGATGCAAGTCGGCGTCGTCGGATTGCCCGGGGCAGCGGGATGGAGGTCAGCGACGTGAACCAGCTGCTCCGGCAGTTCAAGGAAATGCGCAAGATGATGAAGTCGATGTCCAAGCTGATGGGCAAAGGCCGGGCGGTCGATCTGCGGCAGTTGCTGGGTGGTAGACTGTAACCAGCGTTAACGATAACCTCATTGAACAAACCAGGGAGCGATTACGGCCTATGGCGGTCAGACTACGTTTGCGTCGACTGGGTCGGAGGAATCTTCCGATTTTCGCCATTGTGGCGGCCGATGCGCGGTCGCCGCGGGATGGGCGTTTCATCGAAGATCTCGGGCGTTACTATCCGCTGCACGAGCCGGCCACGGTCGAGCTGAAAACCGACCGGGTGATCTACTGGCTGGAGCGGGGGGCGCAGCCGACCGAGACGGTGCAGAGCATTCTGCGGCGGGAGGGCATCCTGCTGGCCATGCACCTGCGCCGCAAAGGTAAGTCGGAGGAAGAGATCCAGCAGGCGGTGGCCGAGCACCGCGCCCGCCAGTACGAGAAGCTGATGAAGAAGGCGAAGCCGACCGTGGCGCAGCTGAAGCAGGCGGCGCTGGAAGAGGAGCGGCGGCGGGCCGCCGAGCTGGAGGCGGAACTGGCCCGGCAGCAGGCCGAGGCGGAGGCGAAAGCCCGTGCCGAAGCCGAGCAGCAGGCTGCGGCCGAGGCCGCCGAAGCCGAAGCGGAGGCCGCTGAAGCCGAGGCGGAGGCCGCCGAGTCCGAAGCGGTAGCCGAAGCGGAAACGCCCGCCGAGCCGGAAGCGGCAACCGAGGAGTCGGCGAGCGACG contains these protein-coding regions:
- a CDS encoding phage major capsid protein, with the protein product MLTFERIRELRAQREQLVREMEAMLQKAESEKRDLTAEERADWDNYQQRINELTNEINELERRLGGYNFDAYKAVYERTESVRGLELYRRAWRAWIAGDDDALGPDEREALRQGLARRALGVGTPSAGGYLVPETMQRQIERRLAEISPVINLVTRIRTASGEDLLIPTVDDTANSATIVSENTALAEQDVSFGQVRLGAYTYSTGIVRISLQLMQDSAFDLEAFMAEVFADRLARALQDHITNGDGTTQPEGILTAIPSGQIVQGATGQTTSVTYDDLVDLVHKVDPAYRSSQRAAFMLHDSTLAALKKLKDNQGRPIWQEGLQAGEPARLLGYRVIINNAMPQMAASAKSIVFGDFSKYVLREVGPGLVVRRLDERYAEYLQSAVLGFARYDGRVLQPYAFAAYQNSAS
- a CDS encoding 5-formyltetrahydrofolate cyclo-ligase encodes the protein MSLDTLPVQIKETLRRQFRAFRASLSEEAHRRRSRAIVRRLQELPELREARSVLLYWPLLERREIDLRPLASWLRSRGKLVALPVVACTDPPKLEARRFDDPSQLERGPWGLQEPRTAPLVPPETLDVVLVPALGVGRNGYRIGYGKGYYDTFLRGLSACTICPVYMECLVDVVPPEPHDIPVQIVVTEQEVIRRS
- the ffh gene encoding signal recognition particle protein: MFESLTEKLEAALKSVSGQGRITELNIAGTMREIRRALLEADVNYQVAREFTERVKEKALGTKVLSSVSPGQQLVKIVYDELVRLLGSEQVDINLSPTPPTVILVAGLQGSGKTTFCAKLALYFKKKGRAPLLAAADVYRPAAVEQLKTLAASINVPVYSIEENGQVVQDAVRVAREAVQEARRTARDIVIIDTAGRLHIDEAMMQEVEQIKEAVRPHEILFVVDSMTGQDAVNTAKAFNERLDFDGVVLTKLDGDTRGGAALSIRSVVNKPIKFASTGEKLDALTPFYPDRMAQRILGMGDVISLVERAQEQYDARQAEKLRRKLRSADFNLEDFYEQLQRIKKMGSLRELIGMIPGLGRYVKDLDVDDDAFKHIEAMILSMTPEERRNPDIIDASRRRRIARGSGMEVSDVNQLLRQFKEMRKMMKSMSKLMGKGRAVDLRQLLGGRL
- a CDS encoding M50 family metallopeptidase, translated to MLAEILQHEQGRTALHEACHAVAAVVLGLRLDRVLLHAEGGGRADVAGYDPERWPVIALAPAAWAYGDRDEVPGGVLSRGDAAELERALRDGGRTLQDAWDEAKALVRAYRPAIVEVARRLLEAGELDGIVVRRITEMAAPEVHSHVA
- a CDS encoding PspC domain-containing protein — protein: MATRTRSHPMHLEAEEAEALELEQLSDAELEQLLFGDESGATRRDSVWNLPTVAGLAMLLVGVVYVLQQMGLWSGVDVSTLVGFLPWVAALLIILLGLGVLSWRPRRRPRPRKKARPRQQKSLDELFDQPRKVFEELRTTFSSGKSTTAQTTTEATTTSPAETKSKRLVKSRDRMLAGVCGGIAEYLGWDPTLIRALFVLGAIFSSGFPFIIVYLILAWIMPEPDPLEKSKDDEPRITILPE
- a CDS encoding carboxymuconolactone decarboxylase family protein; the encoded protein is MEREKHGVPEDRLTAFEAYRARMNRRILEADHLGIKRFFHLDETAYHDGALDRKTKELLGLVASMVLRCNDCIDYHLINCVRLGFSDEELFDAMNVALIVGGSIVIPHLRHAVETLDLLRARENPTE
- a CDS encoding helix-turn-helix domain-containing protein yields the protein MSREQRQELVRKLRQRGLSFPRIAELLGVDTKTVYNDLNSILENSKIENPYRIQRTDGKTYPARQRTEAERQALAAGETKKPGQRCQPGFAAWCGARMPGR
- the rpsP gene encoding 30S ribosomal protein S16, whose translation is MAVRLRLRRLGRRNLPIFAIVAADARSPRDGRFIEDLGRYYPLHEPATVELKTDRVIYWLERGAQPTETVQSILRREGILLAMHLRRKGKSEEEIQQAVAEHRARQYEKLMKKAKPTVAQLKQAALEEERRRAAELEAELARQQAEAEAKARAEAEQQAAAEAAEAEAEAAEAEAEAAESEAVAEAETPAEPEAATEESASDEEEKAS